The following are from one region of the Sphingobium sp. TKS genome:
- a CDS encoding type II and III secretion system protein family protein, whose protein sequence is MRKTGISALTASLVALGWPIGAAAQTTLHVKEQHTLSYPHAIGRIEVDREGVLSIAAPSARSLRLTAIGEGDATISVYGGDGGLIAREPIRVEVDAAASAPVVRAGEQVVAVDVQFAAVSATTLKALGFNFSKLSGDIQGAIVSPSSLASASFNPDGLSLEASAPIQNAFNLFLSAPNRGIGAVLSALSSNGLSQLLAQPTLLVRSGEQASFLAGGEFPVPVPQVSGSGNTLSIQYKEFGVRLSVTPFVLSKDHIVLKIAPEVSELDYNNGVQLQGYVVPGLRRRSAETTVELGSGQSFVIAGLSYSSQTVTRERTPFLGDIPVLGAFFKRQQNQKEKQELVIVATPRLVGPVKADEMPPLPGAGTAGIDPGIGDMILGTDGLDQSNAPFGVVRR, encoded by the coding sequence TTGAGAAAGACAGGGATTTCCGCGCTGACCGCCAGCCTGGTCGCGCTGGGCTGGCCGATAGGCGCAGCCGCGCAAACGACGCTGCATGTGAAGGAGCAGCATACCCTTTCCTACCCCCACGCCATCGGACGGATCGAGGTCGATCGGGAGGGCGTGCTGTCCATCGCCGCTCCCTCGGCCCGGTCGCTGCGGCTGACGGCGATTGGCGAGGGCGATGCGACCATCAGCGTCTACGGCGGTGACGGCGGGCTGATCGCGCGGGAGCCGATCAGGGTGGAAGTCGACGCAGCGGCAAGCGCACCTGTCGTCCGGGCCGGCGAGCAGGTCGTGGCGGTCGATGTGCAGTTCGCGGCCGTCTCCGCGACGACGCTCAAGGCGCTGGGGTTCAACTTTTCCAAATTGAGTGGCGATATTCAGGGCGCGATCGTTTCGCCCAGCAGTCTGGCGAGCGCCTCGTTCAATCCCGACGGCCTCTCGCTGGAAGCCAGCGCGCCGATCCAGAACGCCTTCAACCTGTTCCTCTCCGCGCCCAATCGCGGCATCGGCGCGGTGTTGAGCGCGCTCTCCTCCAACGGCCTGTCGCAATTGCTGGCGCAGCCGACCCTGCTGGTGCGATCCGGCGAGCAGGCGAGTTTCCTCGCAGGCGGCGAATTTCCCGTGCCGGTGCCGCAGGTTTCCGGATCGGGGAACACGCTTTCCATCCAATATAAGGAGTTCGGCGTGCGGTTGTCCGTCACGCCCTTCGTGCTGTCGAAGGACCATATCGTCCTGAAGATCGCGCCGGAGGTCAGCGAACTCGACTATAATAATGGCGTGCAGTTGCAGGGCTATGTCGTGCCGGGACTGCGGCGGCGGTCGGCGGAAACGACGGTGGAGCTGGGCAGCGGGCAGAGCTTCGTGATCGCGGGGCTGAGCTATTCCAGCCAGACGGTGACGAGGGAGCGCACCCCGTTTCTGGGCGATATTCCGGTGCTCGGCGCTTTCTTCAAGCGGCAGCAGAACCAGAAGGAAAAACAGGAGCTGGTCATCGTCGCGACGCCCAGGCTGGTGGGGCCGGTGAAGGCGGACGAGATGCCGCCTCTGCCCGGCGCGGGGACGGCTGGGATCGATCCCGGCATAGGCGACATGATCCTGGGCACGGACGGGCTGGACCAGTCAAACGCGCCCTTTGGCGTGGTGAGGCGGTAA
- a CDS encoding AAA family ATPase encodes MATIFLLSVDRMLAQRIDEAMGGRVSVELVQSIEREALAGPCLIVIDRAAIPPERALSAAIGTVVESAGGRPVVLATQEMEAEPLLRAIRAGVDDVIPRDGEGAEIAAVLARLLNDAAADRGNRGRLTLVLGADRDACAMVATDMAIAASQGSGQRSTLLIDCTLPTSAAATYLDLNVDYGLASAISDMERLDASLLASTVARHGPSGLMLLTFDGGTGAEPAGLTPGDLAALIRLLRGCCSDVVLNAGSLRHGGLLREVVAEATQVELLCDQSIREIEACRRLLDRIGAERERVEAMRLLVWDHLPGVLLDGRRMADALGVGSVLALPTDRARMRNALNAGRPLAMEADGGTYMAAIRRACGVASKAGGIDRLRRAMLKVVSDFEPDAGIWRLGAARPAKLNRGKQTNERAS; translated from the coding sequence ATGGCGACGATATTCCTGCTTTCCGTAGACCGGATGCTGGCGCAACGGATCGACGAGGCGATGGGCGGGCGGGTTTCCGTCGAGCTGGTGCAGTCGATCGAGCGCGAGGCTTTGGCGGGACCGTGCCTCATCGTGATCGACCGGGCGGCCATTCCGCCGGAGCGGGCCTTGTCCGCTGCGATAGGAACCGTGGTGGAGAGCGCGGGCGGGCGGCCGGTCGTGCTCGCAACGCAGGAGATGGAGGCGGAGCCGTTGCTGCGCGCTATTCGGGCGGGGGTGGATGATGTCATCCCGCGCGACGGCGAGGGGGCGGAGATTGCCGCCGTCCTGGCGCGGTTGCTGAACGATGCGGCGGCGGATCGGGGGAACCGGGGGCGGTTGACGCTGGTCCTGGGCGCGGACCGGGATGCCTGCGCGATGGTGGCGACCGATATGGCGATTGCGGCGAGCCAAGGGTCAGGCCAGCGTTCAACCTTGCTGATCGACTGCACTTTGCCGACCAGCGCGGCGGCGACTTATCTCGATTTGAACGTCGATTATGGGCTGGCTTCGGCCATAAGCGACATGGAGCGGCTGGACGCCAGTCTGCTCGCCAGCACGGTGGCGCGGCATGGCCCGAGCGGGCTCATGCTGCTGACCTTCGACGGGGGGACCGGGGCGGAGCCGGCTGGGCTGACGCCCGGCGATCTGGCGGCGCTGATCCGGCTGCTGCGAGGCTGTTGCAGCGATGTGGTGCTGAATGCGGGGAGCCTGCGCCATGGCGGGCTGCTGCGCGAAGTGGTGGCGGAGGCTACCCAAGTGGAGCTGCTCTGCGACCAGTCGATCCGGGAGATCGAGGCGTGTCGCCGCCTGCTCGACCGGATCGGGGCGGAGCGCGAGCGCGTCGAGGCGATGCGGTTGCTGGTCTGGGATCATCTGCCGGGCGTGCTGCTGGATGGGCGGCGGATGGCGGATGCGCTGGGGGTCGGATCGGTGCTGGCCCTGCCGACGGACCGGGCGCGGATGCGCAATGCGTTGAACGCCGGGCGGCCGCTGGCGATGGAGGCGGATGGCGGGACCTATATGGCGGCGATCCGGCGGGCTTGTGGGGTGGCGTCCAAGGCTGGCGGGATCGATCGGTTGCGACGGGCGATGCTCAAAGTCGTGAGCGATTTCGAGCCAGATGCGGGCATCTGGCGGCTTGGAGCCGCAAGGCCAGCGAAGCTAAATCGCGGCAAACAAACAAACGAGCGTGCGTCGTGA
- a CDS encoding pilus assembly protein TadG-related protein: MIEWKRRVFLRRQEPRSGGGTGFLPSQEHGSHGARVSSLWRDQSAAVAPMIAALGAVLIGAAGFALDAGLYYVSERNLRAATDAAALAAAMNPAQATARARDSLTRNGYDPAILRSVETGRYCADAGLGAAQRFDASMALCPGNGRVNAVRIRTGKPARQFLMHVLGPANPLPELAASATAARIDEAGVGITSGILTVTNALVNSVNDLLGALLGIKLHLSTADVEALMASNVDAGLFFDALAQRVGESGTYAALTARTVGLQDLLHAAASAADNAATAATLTLLAGQVGNGYTVPLKGLFGLGVWKNMPVGGANEKPALRAGINAYQLFSFAVQAGSGTVDLSDAVGTIAPGSSVLLAGMATGPMDRPRFSFGPAGETSAATSALRLQLDVGIKNVTLLGVPLVSVNLPVTIDIAAAQGQVSAIDCPDTAEQARDMRVTVQASTGLVNAYIGTLPAGAMTRPMPALSAAEVQPARIVNALGVVAVDGRAVAQPVMGNSGALVFGPGGQGTIGRPGSPGTSASIGNGSQVGPLLTSLASSLGAPDGLEVQLLGACLPIVCDATKTLARSQLLSGVVNPLAALVGTTIDPLVTNLLGALGIQLGHATLWATGARCGVPVLV; this comes from the coding sequence ATGATTGAGTGGAAGCGCCGCGTGTTCCTGCGAAGGCAGGAACCCAGATCGGGCGGCGGGACTGGGTTCCTGCCTTCGCAGGAACACGGTTCGCATGGGGCAAGGGTCAGCTCCCTCTGGCGCGACCAGTCGGCCGCCGTGGCGCCGATGATCGCGGCTTTGGGCGCGGTGCTGATAGGCGCGGCGGGCTTCGCGCTGGATGCGGGGCTTTATTATGTGAGCGAGCGCAATCTGCGCGCCGCGACCGATGCGGCCGCGCTGGCCGCCGCGATGAACCCCGCGCAGGCGACGGCGCGGGCACGGGACAGCCTGACCCGCAACGGCTATGATCCGGCCATTCTCCGCTCGGTGGAGACAGGCCGCTATTGCGCCGATGCGGGACTCGGCGCTGCGCAGCGTTTCGATGCCAGCATGGCGCTGTGTCCGGGCAACGGACGGGTGAATGCTGTGCGCATCCGGACTGGAAAGCCTGCACGGCAGTTCCTGATGCATGTGCTGGGACCGGCCAATCCGCTGCCCGAACTCGCCGCCAGCGCCACCGCCGCGCGCATCGATGAGGCAGGGGTCGGCATCACCTCCGGCATCCTGACCGTCACCAATGCGCTGGTGAACAGCGTCAATGATCTGCTGGGCGCGCTGCTGGGCATCAAGCTGCACCTCTCCACCGCCGATGTCGAGGCGTTGATGGCCAGCAATGTCGATGCGGGCCTGTTCTTCGATGCGCTGGCGCAGCGGGTGGGGGAAAGCGGAACCTATGCCGCGCTCACCGCCCGGACGGTGGGGTTGCAGGATCTGCTCCATGCCGCCGCCAGCGCCGCCGACAACGCCGCGACCGCCGCCACGCTGACCCTGCTCGCGGGGCAGGTCGGCAACGGCTATACCGTGCCGCTAAAAGGGCTGTTCGGCCTTGGCGTGTGGAAGAACATGCCGGTGGGCGGCGCGAATGAGAAACCCGCCTTGCGCGCCGGGATCAACGCCTATCAGCTCTTTTCCTTCGCGGTGCAGGCGGGAAGCGGCACGGTCGACCTGTCCGATGCGGTCGGCACGATCGCGCCGGGCAGCAGCGTCCTGCTGGCCGGCATGGCGACCGGGCCGATGGACCGGCCGCGCTTTTCCTTCGGCCCGGCGGGGGAAACCAGCGCCGCGACATCCGCATTGCGGCTGCAACTGGATGTCGGCATCAAGAATGTCACCTTGCTGGGCGTCCCGCTGGTGTCGGTCAATCTGCCGGTGACGATCGACATTGCGGCGGCGCAGGGGCAGGTGAGCGCCATCGACTGCCCCGACACGGCCGAACAGGCGCGGGATATGCGCGTCACGGTCCAGGCCAGCACCGGCCTCGTCAACGCCTATATCGGCACCCTGCCCGCCGGCGCGATGACGCGGCCCATGCCCGCCCTGTCCGCCGCCGAGGTGCAGCCGGCCCGGATCGTCAACGCGCTGGGCGTCGTCGCCGTGGACGGCCGCGCCGTGGCGCAGCCGGTCATGGGCAATAGCGGCGCGCTGGTCTTCGGCCCCGGCGGACAGGGCACGATCGGCCGTCCGGGATCGCCGGGTACGTCCGCCAGCATTGGCAATGGATCGCAGGTCGGGCCGCTACTGACATCGCTGGCCAGCAGCCTTGGCGCGCCGGACGGATTGGAGGTGCAGTTGCTGGGCGCCTGCCTTCCGATCGTCTGCGATGCGACCAAGACGCTCGCCCGGTCGCAACTATTGAGCGGCGTCGTCAATCCGCTGGCGGCGCTGGTCGGAACCACCATCGATCCGCTGGTCACCAATCTGCTCGGCGCGCTGGGCATACAGCTTGGCCATGCGACGCTCTGGGCGACCGGGGCGCGCTGCGGGGTGCCGGTGCTGGTGTGA
- a CDS encoding type II secretion system F family protein has product MGALFLFCAAMGAVCAFAGVRMLLADQRLEARLGMAGERTTFRLPGAFAARGRDKSEIAAKLMLAGFQNARAADWFVWARMAATGGAATAVMVVSRMMWGGFFAQPLLIVIAAGLTYVGAKQAIHLLAARRAQAIMAEFPFLLDLMLMMLESGISLDQCFRSIARDESIAVPHHARLIAMLVADLDRGMRYELALDRWAARVAVNGAKELAALFRQALFQGIELAPALREFVREFTQRRVMRAREAMGGITVRMVVLMILFFMPALFVVLGGPPVVAIFDTLRGISQ; this is encoded by the coding sequence ATGGGGGCTCTATTTCTTTTCTGTGCGGCCATGGGGGCGGTTTGCGCTTTCGCCGGAGTGCGAATGCTGCTGGCCGACCAGCGGCTGGAGGCGCGGCTGGGGATGGCCGGGGAACGGACCACCTTTCGGCTGCCCGGAGCCTTTGCGGCGCGTGGGCGGGACAAGTCGGAAATCGCGGCCAAGCTGATGCTGGCGGGCTTCCAGAATGCGCGGGCGGCCGACTGGTTCGTGTGGGCACGCATGGCGGCGACCGGCGGCGCGGCGACGGCGGTGATGGTCGTTTCCAGAATGATGTGGGGCGGTTTCTTCGCCCAGCCGCTGTTGATCGTGATCGCCGCCGGCCTGACCTATGTCGGGGCCAAGCAGGCGATCCATCTGCTCGCGGCGCGGCGGGCGCAGGCGATCATGGCGGAATTTCCCTTCCTGCTCGACCTGATGCTGATGATGCTGGAGAGCGGGATTTCGCTCGACCAATGCTTCCGTTCCATTGCGCGGGATGAAAGCATCGCCGTGCCGCATCATGCGCGGCTGATCGCGATGCTGGTGGCCGATCTCGACCGGGGGATGCGCTATGAACTGGCGCTGGACCGCTGGGCGGCGCGGGTGGCGGTGAACGGGGCGAAGGAGCTGGCGGCGCTGTTCCGGCAGGCGCTGTTCCAGGGGATCGAGCTGGCCCCTGCCCTGCGCGAATTCGTGCGCGAGTTCACCCAGCGCCGCGTCATGCGGGCGCGCGAGGCGATGGGCGGCATTACCGTGCGGATGGTGGTGCTGATGATCCTCTTCTTCATGCCCGCTCTGTTCGTGGTGCTGGGCGGGCCGCCGGTGGTGGCGATCTTCGATACCTTGCGGGGGATTTCGCAATGA
- a CDS encoding Flp family type IVb pilin, with protein sequence MNKFLGSLIAKLARDEKGLTAVEYAVLGAVVVAAIVAVGTNFRTQLGAAFTTMFNSIPSS encoded by the coding sequence ATGAACAAGTTTCTGGGATCGCTGATCGCGAAATTGGCGCGGGATGAAAAAGGGCTGACCGCCGTGGAATATGCCGTGCTGGGCGCGGTGGTGGTGGCGGCGATCGTCGCGGTGGGCACCAATTTCAGGACGCAGCTCGGCGCCGCCTTCACCACGATGTTCAACAGCATTCCGTCAAGCTGA
- a CDS encoding tetratricopeptide repeat protein yields MRRFMLAALLMTAAPVQAKEAPDTRGLYLQLIHQARGDGRPRAALAYLDDFERRYPGDAEARLLRVNSLIDLGQIDAAEAVPLPVETADGGVSAVRGHLLAARGRWAEAAAFYEQAGRASPADPLLRNALGYALLRAGQAGAAIEALRGASDLAPQMAVIRNNLLLALIVGGRDAEAEAGLRRIRDGGLRRKLAAEAVRIGKGG; encoded by the coding sequence ATGAGGCGGTTCATGCTGGCGGCGTTGCTGATGACGGCTGCGCCTGTGCAAGCGAAGGAGGCGCCGGATACACGCGGCCTTTATCTGCAACTCATCCATCAGGCGCGCGGCGACGGGCGGCCCCGGGCGGCGCTGGCCTATCTCGACGATTTCGAGCGGCGCTATCCGGGCGATGCCGAAGCGCGGCTGCTGCGGGTCAACAGCCTGATCGATCTGGGTCAGATCGATGCGGCGGAGGCGGTGCCCTTGCCGGTCGAGACGGCGGACGGCGGGGTCAGCGCGGTACGCGGGCATTTGCTGGCGGCGCGTGGGCGCTGGGCGGAGGCTGCGGCTTTTTACGAGCAGGCGGGCCGCGCCAGCCCAGCCGATCCGTTGCTGCGCAATGCGCTGGGCTATGCGCTGCTGCGCGCCGGGCAGGCTGGGGCGGCGATAGAGGCGTTGCGCGGCGCGAGCGACCTGGCGCCGCAAATGGCGGTCATTCGCAACAATCTACTGCTGGCGCTGATCGTCGGCGGGCGGGACGCGGAGGCCGAGGCGGGGCTGCGGCGGATCAGGGATGGCGGGCTGCGGCGGAAACTGGCGGCAGAGGCCGTTCGGATCGGGAAGGGAGGCTGA
- a CDS encoding TadE/TadG family type IV pilus assembly protein, whose protein sequence is MRSRVRRLLACERGLAALEFALLAPALLMLVFAIILYSFYFAALMGVRHAAVEGARAAVAGLSTTERTSLAQSRAQAVINGYGTLLAAGGGPVVMAGADATGTFRVRVSYNMSGSPMMRYAALVPMPSATISASIIVTNGSY, encoded by the coding sequence ATGCGGAGCCGGGTGCGCCGCCTGCTCGCATGCGAGCGGGGGCTGGCGGCGCTGGAATTCGCGCTGCTGGCGCCCGCGCTGTTGATGCTGGTCTTCGCGATCATACTCTATTCCTTTTACTTCGCGGCGCTGATGGGCGTGCGCCATGCAGCCGTCGAGGGCGCCCGGGCCGCCGTGGCGGGCCTCTCCACCACTGAGCGCACATCGCTGGCGCAGAGCCGGGCGCAGGCGGTGATCAACGGCTATGGCACGCTGCTGGCGGCGGGGGGCGGGCCGGTCGTCATGGCGGGAGCCGATGCGACCGGCACCTTCCGGGTGCGGGTGAGCTATAATATGAGCGGCAGCCCGATGATGCGCTATGCGGCCCTGGTGCCCATGCCGTCCGCGACGATCAGCGCCAGTATCATCGTCACCAATGGGAGCTATTGA
- a CDS encoding type II secretion system F family protein codes for MLSGAAFLILSLLIVAGIGWQLLAEQARQRAVIDRRLGLASAAVAQRRVVLAAPDVVAPLLAQAQIDVTTQALGIFGGVLVLAALVALLAAGPVAALAVIAGVPLGLLAWVRRRAQRRVEALIEALPYYIDAVRQMQAVGNSLAQALERALADAPAIVQAYIAPVARRLELGAPVADAMQMLAERLRVPEISMLAAAIRTNMRYGGSISAVLLNLANILRERIRIKRELKAAISEAKISGRVLIVMPLVAMALLVAMNPSYIDFFVNDPRGHRLAVVAVVLQGMGMLVMRRVMRLAF; via the coding sequence GTGCTGAGCGGGGCGGCTTTCCTTATCCTCTCGCTGCTGATCGTCGCGGGGATCGGCTGGCAATTGCTGGCGGAACAGGCGCGGCAGCGGGCGGTGATCGACCGGCGGTTGGGCCTGGCTTCGGCGGCGGTGGCGCAGCGGCGGGTGGTGCTGGCGGCGCCGGATGTCGTCGCGCCCTTGCTGGCGCAGGCGCAGATCGACGTCACGACGCAGGCCTTGGGGATTTTCGGCGGCGTGCTGGTGCTGGCGGCGTTGGTTGCCTTGCTGGCGGCGGGGCCGGTGGCGGCTTTGGCGGTGATCGCCGGGGTGCCGCTGGGGCTGCTGGCCTGGGTGCGACGGCGGGCGCAGCGGCGGGTCGAGGCGCTGATCGAGGCGCTGCCTTATTATATCGACGCCGTGCGGCAGATGCAGGCGGTCGGCAATTCGCTGGCGCAGGCGCTGGAGCGGGCGCTGGCCGATGCGCCCGCCATCGTGCAGGCCTATATCGCCCCGGTTGCGCGGCGGCTGGAACTGGGCGCGCCGGTGGCCGACGCGATGCAGATGCTGGCGGAGCGGCTGCGCGTTCCTGAAATATCGATGCTCGCCGCCGCGATCCGCACCAATATGCGCTATGGCGGGTCGATTTCGGCGGTGCTGCTGAACCTGGCCAACATCCTGCGCGAGCGCATCCGGATCAAGCGCGAGCTGAAGGCCGCCATTTCCGAAGCGAAGATCAGCGGACGGGTGTTGATCGTCATGCCGCTGGTGGCGATGGCGCTGCTGGTGGCCATGAACCCCAGCTATATCGATTTTTTCGTCAATGATCCGCGGGGCCACAGGCTCGCGGTCGTGGCAGTGGTGCTGCAAGGAATGGGGATGCTGGTCATGCGGCGGGTGATGAGGCTCGCCTTCTGA
- a CDS encoding CpaF family protein — MSLLTGEKGFVPAREVRIAPVAQPAAQRMSDNYQLAKGQTCTQLIEQLEARAETAETLGPRALREEIEQVIASRSRRGQLALNSAERLLLIEDVEDEVAGMGPLAPLLRDASVDDIIVNGPGHIYAERGGLLEKVETRFRDDAHLMNIIQRIVGPIGRRVDESSPYVDARLPDGSRVNIVIPPVALDGPTLSIRKFRLQSMTIEDCVSNQVMSADMAAYLSAAVRSRLNILICGGTGAGKTTLLNMLSTFIGDRERLITIEDAAELQLRQSHVVRLETRPPTVDGSREVSSRELVRNALRMRPDRIILGEVRGVEAVEMLQAMSTGHDGSMATLHGNSPRDAFARLEMLLGFAGVQSDIRAIRRFIANSVHVVVQLQRLSNGSRRVMSVSEVTGLEGDAYSLNELFVFQEQPALSGLGEFRTLSLRPYFTERLRDYRSGRSC; from the coding sequence GTGAGTTTGCTGACCGGGGAAAAGGGCTTCGTGCCCGCGCGGGAGGTGCGGATCGCGCCGGTCGCCCAACCCGCCGCCCAACGGATGAGCGACAATTATCAGCTCGCCAAGGGGCAGACCTGCACCCAACTGATCGAGCAACTGGAGGCGCGTGCCGAGACGGCGGAGACTTTGGGGCCGCGGGCGCTGCGCGAGGAGATCGAGCAGGTCATCGCCAGCCGCAGCCGGCGCGGGCAACTGGCGCTGAACAGCGCGGAACGCTTGCTGCTGATCGAGGATGTCGAGGATGAGGTGGCGGGCATGGGGCCGCTCGCGCCGCTGCTGCGCGATGCATCGGTGGACGACATCATCGTCAATGGGCCGGGGCATATCTATGCCGAGCGGGGCGGATTGCTGGAAAAGGTCGAGACGCGGTTTCGCGACGATGCGCACCTTATGAACATCATCCAGCGGATCGTCGGGCCGATCGGGCGGCGGGTGGATGAGTCCAGTCCCTATGTCGACGCCCGCCTGCCCGATGGGTCGCGGGTGAATATCGTGATCCCGCCGGTGGCTCTGGATGGACCGACGCTCTCGATCCGCAAGTTCCGGTTGCAGAGCATGACGATCGAGGATTGCGTCTCGAACCAGGTGATGAGCGCGGACATGGCCGCTTATCTGAGCGCGGCGGTGCGGTCTCGGCTCAATATTCTGATCTGCGGCGGGACCGGGGCGGGCAAGACGACTTTGCTCAACATGCTGTCGACCTTCATCGGGGATCGGGAGCGGCTGATCACCATCGAGGATGCGGCTGAACTGCAATTGCGGCAGAGCCATGTGGTGCGGCTAGAGACGCGGCCGCCGACCGTCGACGGCAGCCGGGAGGTGAGCAGCCGCGAACTGGTACGCAATGCGCTGCGGATGCGGCCGGACCGGATCATTTTGGGCGAAGTGCGCGGGGTCGAGGCGGTCGAGATGTTGCAGGCCATGTCGACCGGCCATGACGGGTCGATGGCGACCCTGCACGGCAATAGTCCAAGGGACGCCTTTGCCCGGCTGGAGATGCTGCTGGGCTTTGCCGGGGTGCAGAGCGACATTCGCGCGATCCGGCGCTTCATCGCCAACAGCGTGCATGTGGTGGTGCAGTTGCAGCGGCTTTCCAATGGCAGCCGGCGGGTGATGTCGGTCAGCGAAGTGACGGGGTTGGAGGGCGACGCCTATTCCCTGAATGAGCTGTTCGTCTTTCAGGAACAGCCTGCTTTGTCGGGGTTGGGGGAGTTTCGCACCCTGTCGCTGCGGCCCTATTTTACGGAGCGGCTGCGGGATTATCGGAGCGGGCGGTCGTGCTGA
- the cpaB gene encoding Flp pilus assembly protein CpaB translates to MRLGLKAKLTIAVGLTAASAFLALGVRELRNASAATVQGSAAPATIAAPAAVLVQAARAIRTGETITAAMIRNAAGDPARFPYAATSAEVVGKVATRDIPMRALVARDAVGMESKLAIRVPMGMRAVSIDTTAEIAVAGLVRPGDRVDVQVVYPGADAISGARGSGRSRAQALLQMVQVLAVGEVVVGTQQSSGVDGALSSPPPPARTVTLALTPEQVSTLSLAKSTGALTLSLRNPADSAQVAVAVAASAGPEPGVAPATPRIVTAPAPRAAPRFVPHAIELVVGDRRETIYSGSAGR, encoded by the coding sequence ATGCGTTTGGGTTTGAAGGCCAAGCTGACGATCGCCGTCGGGCTGACCGCCGCTTCGGCTTTTCTGGCGTTGGGCGTCCGGGAATTGCGAAATGCCTCTGCCGCGACGGTGCAGGGCAGCGCCGCGCCAGCGACGATCGCCGCGCCTGCCGCGGTGCTGGTGCAGGCGGCGCGGGCGATCCGGACCGGCGAGACGATCACCGCCGCGATGATCCGCAATGCGGCGGGTGATCCTGCGCGCTTTCCTTATGCGGCGACCTCCGCCGAAGTGGTGGGCAAGGTTGCGACGCGGGACATTCCCATGCGGGCGCTCGTCGCCCGCGACGCGGTCGGGATGGAGAGCAAGCTCGCCATTCGCGTGCCCATGGGGATGCGCGCCGTCAGCATCGACACGACGGCGGAGATCGCCGTGGCCGGGCTGGTCCGGCCAGGCGATCGGGTGGACGTGCAGGTGGTCTATCCCGGCGCCGACGCGATCAGCGGGGCGCGGGGTTCCGGGCGCAGCCGGGCACAGGCTTTGCTCCAGATGGTGCAGGTGTTGGCGGTGGGCGAGGTCGTCGTCGGCACGCAGCAGTCTTCGGGAGTGGATGGGGCGCTGTCCTCCCCTCCCCCGCCTGCGCGGACGGTGACGTTGGCGCTGACGCCGGAGCAGGTATCGACCCTTTCGCTGGCGAAAAGCACAGGCGCCTTGACGCTGTCGCTGCGCAATCCGGCCGATAGCGCGCAGGTTGCCGTGGCGGTGGCCGCCTCTGCCGGGCCTGAGCCGGGTGTGGCGCCTGCCACTCCGCGCATCGTGACGGCGCCTGCACCTCGCGCAGCGCCCCGTTTCGTGCCGCATGCCATCGAGCTTGTCGTGGGCGACCGCCGCGAGACCATCTATTCCGGGAGTGCCGGCCGTTGA